The following are from one region of the Sulfurimicrobium lacus genome:
- a CDS encoding HAD family hydrolase: MIKAVLFDLDGTLADTALDLGYALNEQRRRHGLAPLPHEQLRPYASHGTVGLLDVGFNLAPQDPSFSAMREEYLELYTANLCRLTCLFQGMAETLQQLEQRGIPWGVVTNKPARFTDPLMAALGLSERAASIISGDTCAHPKPHPEPLLCASREIGLPPETFAYVGDAQRDMEAALAAGMRPIIARYGYLGPDDHPEQWDAHCMIESPLELLRLL, translated from the coding sequence ATGATCAAGGCAGTCCTCTTCGACCTCGACGGCACACTCGCCGACACCGCGTTGGATCTGGGTTACGCCCTCAACGAACAGCGCCGCCGGCACGGCCTGGCTCCGCTGCCGCACGAGCAGCTTCGCCCCTATGCCTCGCACGGCACGGTCGGCCTGCTTGACGTCGGCTTCAACCTCGCACCCCAAGACCCGTCCTTCTCCGCCATGCGGGAAGAATATCTCGAGCTTTACACCGCCAACCTGTGCCGCCTGACCTGTCTGTTTCAGGGCATGGCAGAAACCCTGCAACAACTCGAACAGCGCGGCATCCCCTGGGGCGTGGTCACCAACAAACCCGCGCGCTTCACCGACCCGCTCATGGCCGCGCTGGGATTGAGCGAACGGGCCGCCAGCATCATCAGTGGCGACACCTGCGCCCACCCCAAACCCCATCCCGAACCCCTGCTGTGCGCCAGCCGTGAAATCGGCCTGCCACCGGAAACATTCGCCTATGTAGGCGACGCCCAGCGCGACATGGAAGCCGCCCTCGCCGCCGGAATGCGGCCGATCATCGCGCGCTACGGCTACCTCGGGCCGGATGACCACCCGGAACAATGGGACGCCCACTGCATGATCGAAAGCCCGCTGGAACTATTGCGCTTGCTGTAA
- the ubiG gene encoding bifunctional 2-polyprenyl-6-hydroxyphenol methylase/3-demethylubiquinol 3-O-methyltransferase UbiG, translated as MNDATPLNADQQELDKFSQLAHRWWDPSSEFKPLHDINPLRLEYIDSLAGLSAKHVLDVGCGGGILSESMAARGANVTGIDLGEKALKVAKLHLLESGQKVDYRLIAVEALAQQEAGQYDVVTCMEMLEHVPDPASIVRACSQLVKPGGQVFFSTLNRNLKSYLFAVIGAEYVLNMLPRGTHEYAKFLKPSELARHCRASGLVVDEVTGMSYNPLSKVYSLGKDTSVNYMLACRREA; from the coding sequence ATGAACGACGCTACCCCATTGAACGCCGACCAACAGGAACTGGACAAATTCAGCCAGCTCGCCCACCGCTGGTGGGACCCCAGCAGCGAATTCAAACCGCTGCATGACATCAACCCCTTGCGCCTCGAATACATCGACAGCCTCGCCGGCCTTTCGGCCAAGCACGTGCTGGATGTCGGCTGCGGCGGCGGCATCCTGTCCGAAAGCATGGCAGCACGGGGCGCGAACGTTACCGGCATCGACCTGGGCGAAAAGGCCCTCAAGGTAGCCAAACTGCATCTGCTGGAAAGCGGCCAGAAAGTGGATTACCGCCTGATCGCCGTGGAAGCATTGGCGCAGCAGGAGGCCGGGCAATATGACGTGGTGACCTGCATGGAGATGCTGGAACACGTGCCCGACCCTGCCAGCATCGTCAGAGCCTGTAGCCAGCTCGTCAAACCAGGCGGCCAGGTGTTCTTCTCCACACTCAACCGCAACCTCAAGTCCTATCTGTTCGCCGTCATCGGCGCAGAATACGTGCTCAACATGCTGCCGCGCGGCACCCACGAATATGCAAAATTCCTCAAGCCATCCGAACTCGCGCGCCACTGCCGCGCCTCAGGCCTGGTCGTCGACGAAGTCACCGGCATGAGCTACAACCCGCTTTCCAAGGTCTATTCCCTCGGCAAGGACACCAGCGTCAACTACATGCTGGCATGCCGCCGCGAAGCATAA
- a CDS encoding TRZ/ATZ family hydrolase — protein sequence MQQADTIIDARWVIPVEPARQVLDHHSVVIAAEHIVAILPTPEAHKCFEAKRTVTLGEHALIPGLINLHTHAAMNLMRGLADDLPLMEWLKHHIWPAEARHVSSQFVRDGTLLACAEMLKGGITCFNDMYFFPDAVAEAVLESGMRAAIGMIVMDHPTAYASDADTYLHKGLETRDRFAAEPLLSFTLAPHAPYTVNDKTFGKILTYAEQLDLPIHIHLQETQDEIQQGLEQHQLRPLQRLQNLGLLGPNLIAVHAVHLKPDEMAVLAQQGCHIAHCPTSNLKLASGIAPVTAMLAHGINVGIGSDSAASNNRLDLFQEMRLAALLAKGTSGQADALPAHQALRMATLNGARALGKEERLGSLEPGKEADIVAVRLGGLETLPCYDVISHLVYAAGREHVTHVWVRGKPVVENRNLLTLDERHLSAHAGMWQERIR from the coding sequence ATGCAACAAGCCGACACGATAATTGATGCACGCTGGGTGATACCCGTAGAGCCGGCGCGGCAGGTACTCGACCATCACAGTGTGGTCATCGCGGCGGAGCATATCGTCGCCATTCTGCCGACCCCCGAAGCCCATAAGTGCTTTGAGGCGAAGCGTACCGTCACGCTGGGTGAGCACGCGCTCATCCCCGGCCTGATCAATCTCCACACCCATGCCGCAATGAACCTGATGCGCGGCCTGGCCGACGACCTGCCGCTGATGGAGTGGCTCAAGCATCACATCTGGCCCGCCGAAGCACGCCACGTCTCTTCCCAGTTCGTGCGCGACGGCACGCTGCTGGCCTGCGCCGAGATGCTGAAGGGCGGCATTACCTGCTTCAACGACATGTATTTCTTCCCGGATGCAGTCGCCGAAGCGGTTCTGGAATCAGGCATGCGCGCCGCCATCGGCATGATCGTTATGGACCATCCCACCGCTTATGCGAGCGACGCGGACACCTACCTCCACAAGGGTCTGGAGACGCGCGACCGCTTTGCGGCGGAGCCATTGCTGTCGTTCACGCTCGCGCCTCATGCACCCTACACCGTCAACGACAAAACCTTCGGCAAAATACTCACTTATGCCGAGCAACTCGACCTGCCCATTCACATCCATCTGCAGGAAACGCAGGACGAAATCCAGCAAGGTCTGGAGCAGCATCAGCTCAGGCCGTTGCAGCGCCTGCAAAATTTGGGATTACTGGGCCCCAACCTGATCGCGGTGCATGCCGTGCATCTGAAGCCGGATGAAATGGCCGTCCTCGCCCAGCAAGGCTGCCATATCGCGCACTGCCCCACTTCGAACCTCAAACTGGCGAGCGGTATCGCACCGGTTACAGCCATGCTGGCTCATGGCATCAACGTCGGTATCGGCAGCGATAGCGCCGCTAGCAACAACCGCCTCGACCTGTTCCAGGAAATGCGCCTCGCCGCCCTGCTCGCAAAAGGAACCAGCGGACAGGCGGACGCCCTGCCGGCGCATCAGGCGCTGCGCATGGCAACGCTCAACGGGGCACGTGCATTGGGCAAGGAAGAACGGCTGGGATCGCTTGAGCCGGGCAAGGAGGCGGATATTGTCGCCGTCAGACTTGGCGGACTGGAAACCTTGCCATGTTATGATGTGATTTCGCATCTGGTCTATGCTGCAGGACGCGAACACGTCACGCACGTGTGGGTCCGCGGCAAGCCCGTAGTGGAAAACCGCAACCTGCTCACGCTTGATGAGCGGCACCTGTCAGCCCATGCCGGCATGTGGCAAGAACGCATTAGGTAA
- a CDS encoding OmpA family protein, which produces MKNTLTKISISLALSLAFSTAAFAHSVEKEGYLIDTRGNVVKNNYNECWRTGYWTPAMAIAECDPDLVKKETPAAAPAAPVASGPEKAAFAKITLQAETLFDFDKAVVRPDGKKKLDEEVVAKMKQYPEVEVVLVTGHADRIGKEAYNQKLSGRRADAVKSYLVGQGIDAKRIETAAKGESEPVVACSDIKGKESGKNKKLVECLQPNRRVMVEVRVQKPTQQ; this is translated from the coding sequence ATGAAAAATACACTCACCAAAATCAGCATCAGCCTGGCACTGAGCCTGGCCTTTTCCACCGCTGCGTTCGCACATTCTGTGGAAAAAGAAGGTTATTTGATCGACACCCGCGGCAACGTGGTCAAGAACAACTACAACGAATGCTGGAGAACCGGCTACTGGACTCCGGCCATGGCCATCGCCGAATGCGACCCTGACCTGGTCAAGAAAGAAACTCCTGCCGCCGCCCCCGCCGCTCCTGTAGCGTCGGGCCCGGAGAAAGCCGCATTTGCAAAAATCACCCTGCAAGCCGAGACCCTGTTCGATTTCGACAAGGCCGTGGTACGCCCGGATGGCAAGAAGAAGCTGGACGAAGAAGTCGTCGCAAAAATGAAGCAGTACCCTGAAGTCGAAGTGGTGCTGGTCACCGGCCATGCAGACCGCATCGGCAAGGAAGCCTACAACCAGAAACTGTCCGGACGCCGCGCTGATGCGGTGAAGAGCTACCTGGTCGGCCAGGGCATCGATGCCAAGCGCATCGAAACCGCCGCCAAGGGCGAATCCGAGCCAGTGGTTGCCTGCAGCGACATCAAAGGCAAGGAAAGCGGCAAGAACAAGAAACTGGTGGAATGCCTGCAGCCAAACCGTCGCGTAATGGTTGAAGTCAGAGTACAAAAACCAACCCAGCAATAA
- a CDS encoding ArnT family glycosyltransferase gives MPFTPFSRPSFGQPPAIHLGWVILVCSAWVLFSLIGHDPWKPDEAYSFGLVYSILKGHDWVVPMLAGEPFMEKPPLYYLTAAGFARLFSGWLPLHDGARLASGFYMGLTLLFSGLAARELWGKGYGRLTALILIACLGLLVRTHQLITDTALLAGFTAAFYGLALAPRRLVLGGIFIGMGAGVGFMSKGLLAPGTIAITALLLPLASPTWRTRQYLISLLIALIVVLPWMTIWPYLLYQRSPQLFSEWFLVNNLGRFNGTAHLSDTHESAYYLRMLPWFAWPALPLALWTLWRQRWSGWSKQYVALPLTLFLVTLSVLSAASEGHDVYALPLLPPLAVLGAAAVETLRRGAANALDWFSVMTFGLIAIVLWAGWYATLTGHPAALASKFDRLQPGYVTHLNWPALLIAMVLSLAWLIVVLRMERGALRAIINSALGITLVWGLLATIWLPWLDAGKSYRDMFTSLHQAMPAQYDCLASRSLGEPQRAMLYYFNGIISEREEIYQPHCSLLLVQGQPQSLEPPGKNWRILWEGQRLGDNSEWFTLFQKK, from the coding sequence ATGCCATTTACACCTTTCTCGCGACCATCGTTCGGGCAGCCGCCCGCCATCCATTTAGGCTGGGTCATCCTCGTCTGCTCGGCGTGGGTACTTTTCAGCCTGATCGGCCACGACCCGTGGAAGCCTGACGAAGCCTATAGCTTCGGCCTGGTTTATTCCATTCTGAAAGGACACGACTGGGTGGTACCGATGCTGGCCGGCGAACCCTTTATGGAAAAGCCGCCACTGTATTACCTGACGGCAGCCGGATTCGCTCGCCTTTTCTCCGGCTGGCTGCCGCTCCACGACGGCGCACGCCTCGCCAGCGGTTTCTATATGGGCCTGACGCTCCTGTTCAGCGGTCTGGCTGCGCGCGAACTGTGGGGTAAAGGATACGGGCGCCTGACCGCTCTAATCCTGATCGCCTGCCTCGGTCTTCTGGTGCGCACCCATCAGCTGATCACCGATACAGCCCTGTTGGCCGGATTCACCGCCGCGTTCTACGGTCTCGCGCTTGCTCCGCGCCGGCTGGTTCTTGGCGGAATATTTATCGGCATGGGCGCAGGCGTCGGGTTCATGTCCAAGGGCCTGCTCGCGCCCGGCACCATCGCCATCACCGCCTTGCTGTTGCCGCTGGCATCCCCGACCTGGCGAACCCGCCAGTATTTGATCTCGCTGCTCATCGCCCTCATCGTCGTCCTGCCCTGGATGACGATATGGCCATACCTGCTTTATCAGCGTTCCCCGCAACTGTTTTCCGAGTGGTTTCTGGTCAACAACCTGGGGCGCTTTAACGGCACCGCCCATCTCAGCGACACGCACGAATCCGCCTATTACCTGCGCATGCTGCCATGGTTCGCGTGGCCGGCTCTCCCCCTGGCACTTTGGACTCTATGGCGACAAAGATGGAGCGGTTGGAGCAAGCAGTATGTTGCCCTGCCTCTCACCTTGTTTCTGGTTACATTAAGCGTACTGAGCGCTGCGTCGGAAGGCCACGATGTCTATGCGCTACCCCTGCTTCCACCACTCGCGGTGCTGGGCGCGGCGGCGGTGGAAACTCTGCGCAGAGGAGCCGCCAACGCTTTGGACTGGTTCAGCGTAATGACTTTCGGCCTGATCGCAATTGTCCTGTGGGCAGGCTGGTATGCCACCTTGACCGGCCATCCTGCAGCACTGGCCAGTAAATTCGATCGTCTCCAACCCGGCTATGTCACGCATCTAAATTGGCCTGCACTGCTCATTGCCATGGTATTGAGCCTGGCCTGGCTGATTGTCGTGTTGCGAATGGAGCGCGGCGCACTGCGCGCGATCATCAATTCCGCACTGGGCATCACGCTGGTATGGGGTTTACTGGCTACGATCTGGCTACCGTGGCTGGATGCGGGCAAAAGCTATCGCGACATGTTCACCTCCCTGCACCAAGCCATGCCCGCGCAGTATGACTGCCTCGCCAGCAGAAGCCTGGGTGAACCGCAGCGCGCGATGCTGTATTATTTCAATGGCATAATCAGCGAAAGAGAAGAGATATACCAACCCCACTGCAGCCTGTTGCTGGTGCAGGGACAACCTCAGTCCCTCGAACCACCCGGTAAGAATTGGCGTATCCTGTGGGAGGGACAGCGCTTAGGCGACAATTCAGAATGGTTTACGCTATTTCAGAAGAAATGA
- the rpmE gene encoding 50S ribosomal protein L31, with amino-acid sequence MKPEIHPNYNEITVNCSCGSSFKTRSTMSKDLHVEVCSQCHPFYTGKQKIVDTAGRVEKFRQKYGMK; translated from the coding sequence ATGAAACCGGAAATTCACCCCAACTACAACGAAATCACCGTGAACTGCAGCTGCGGTTCTTCCTTCAAGACACGTTCCACGATGTCCAAGGACTTGCACGTTGAAGTGTGCTCACAGTGCCACCCCTTCTATACCGGCAAACAGAAGATTGTCGATACAGCAGGCCGGGTCGAGAAGTTCCGCCAAAAGTACGGCATGAAGTAA
- a CDS encoding AI-2E family transporter has translation MKQYTGEFNPRHIEIAAWLIAAFLLVTVVYTHLLPALLAGLLMYELVHMLAARINLLRFGGRPAKIAAVALLAALMATLISFATLGLMAFFHSDASNLPALMQKMAAIIEGSRAMLPAWLVEKLPTSAEGIQTGTVELLRTHASEVQTVGKEMGRTLVHVLIGLIIGAMVSLREVTASHQYRPLAGALAERVRLLADAFRRIVFAQVRIAALNAFFTWIYLGVILPLSGVHLPLTKTLIVVTFLAGLLPVIGNLISNSIIVIVSLGQSLEIAMASLLFLIVIHKLEYFLNARIVGTQIRAHAWELLLAMLTMEAAFGVMGVVAAPIYYAYLKSELTNKGLI, from the coding sequence GTGAAACAGTACACTGGTGAATTCAACCCCCGCCATATCGAAATCGCCGCCTGGCTGATCGCGGCGTTTCTGCTCGTCACGGTGGTATATACGCACCTCCTGCCCGCGCTTCTGGCCGGACTGTTGATGTATGAACTGGTGCATATGCTCGCCGCGCGCATCAACCTGCTCCGTTTCGGCGGCAGACCGGCCAAGATCGCCGCGGTCGCCTTGCTGGCAGCACTGATGGCGACTTTGATCTCATTCGCCACGCTGGGACTGATGGCTTTCTTTCACAGCGATGCCAGCAATCTTCCGGCGTTGATGCAGAAAATGGCGGCCATCATCGAAGGGTCTCGCGCCATGCTACCCGCCTGGCTGGTAGAGAAGTTGCCTACCAGCGCGGAAGGCATCCAGACCGGCACGGTGGAACTGTTGCGCACCCATGCCAGCGAGGTACAGACGGTGGGCAAGGAAATGGGGCGCACCCTGGTCCATGTGCTGATCGGCCTGATCATCGGCGCCATGGTTTCGCTGCGCGAAGTCACTGCAAGCCATCAGTATCGCCCCCTCGCGGGCGCCCTTGCGGAGCGCGTGAGGCTGCTCGCCGACGCATTCCGCCGCATCGTCTTCGCCCAGGTCAGGATCGCAGCGCTCAACGCCTTCTTTACCTGGATCTACCTGGGTGTGATTCTGCCCCTGTCCGGCGTCCATCTGCCGCTCACCAAGACACTTATCGTCGTGACCTTTCTCGCCGGCCTGCTGCCGGTTATCGGCAACCTGATTTCCAATTCCATCATCGTTATCGTCAGCCTGGGGCAGTCTCTCGAAATCGCCATGGCTTCCCTGCTGTTCCTGATCGTGATCCACAAGCTGGAATATTTTCTCAACGCCCGCATCGTCGGCACCCAGATCCGCGCCCACGCCTGGGAACTCCTGCTCGCCATGCTGACCATGGAAGCGGCATTCGGCGTCATGGGCGTGGTCGCTGCGCCGATTTACTACGCTTACCTGAAAAGCGAACTGACGAACAAGGGACTGATTTGA
- the waaF gene encoding lipopolysaccharide heptosyltransferase II → MAQPRYRILVVAPSWVGDMVMAQTLFIRLHQLHPGLELDVLAPDWTIPLLSRMPEVREAISNPFRHGEFKLGARYRLGQSLRARGYDQTIVLPNSWKSALVPFFAGIPVRSGYRGEMRWGLLNDRRKLDKNKLPLMVERFVALADAPDSTLRLPLPQPALSVDDHRRLATLTKLGLTAGANIAALCVGAEYGPAKRWPPQHFAELGKKLRQQGCQVWLVGSAKDAEAGAEAARLSGGACIDLCGKTSLDEAVDLLASASIVVSNDSGLMHVAAALDKPLIALYGSSSPGFTPPLSQKAHIVSLHLPCSPCFKRECPLGHLNCLVKLTPQQVLDEITVALDKEDHG, encoded by the coding sequence ATGGCCCAGCCCCGATACAGAATCCTTGTCGTCGCCCCCTCCTGGGTGGGCGACATGGTCATGGCGCAAACGCTGTTCATACGCCTGCATCAGTTGCACCCCGGCCTGGAACTGGACGTATTGGCGCCGGACTGGACCATCCCCCTGCTGTCGCGCATGCCGGAAGTGCGCGAGGCCATCTCCAATCCGTTTCGCCATGGCGAGTTCAAGCTCGGTGCCCGCTATCGCCTGGGGCAGTCGCTGCGCGCGCGCGGCTACGACCAGACCATCGTGCTGCCCAATTCGTGGAAATCCGCCCTGGTGCCCTTTTTCGCCGGCATACCCGTGCGCAGCGGCTATCGCGGCGAGATGCGCTGGGGATTGTTGAACGACCGGCGCAAGCTGGATAAGAACAAACTGCCGCTAATGGTGGAACGCTTCGTGGCGCTGGCTGACGCGCCCGACTCAACGCTGCGACTTCCCCTGCCACAGCCGGCGCTATCCGTGGACGACCATCGCAGACTGGCCACGCTGACCAAACTCGGCCTGACAGCAGGCGCCAATATCGCCGCCCTGTGCGTCGGCGCCGAATACGGCCCGGCCAAGCGCTGGCCGCCGCAGCATTTCGCCGAACTGGGAAAGAAGCTGCGCCAGCAGGGCTGCCAGGTCTGGCTGGTGGGCTCGGCCAAGGACGCGGAAGCAGGCGCCGAAGCGGCGCGCCTGAGCGGCGGCGCCTGTATCGACTTGTGCGGCAAGACCAGTCTCGACGAGGCGGTGGATCTGCTCGCCTCAGCCTCGATTGTAGTCAGCAACGACTCCGGCCTGATGCACGTCGCTGCAGCGCTCGACAAACCGCTCATCGCGCTTTACGGCTCCAGCAGCCCGGGCTTCACGCCGCCGTTGTCGCAAAAAGCGCACATCGTCAGCCTGCATCTGCCCTGCAGCCCCTGCTTCAAGCGCGAATGTCCGCTCGGCCACCTCAATTGCCTGGTGAAGCTGACGCCTCAGCAAGTGCTGGATGAAATCACCGTAGCCCTCGACAAGGAAGACCATGGCTAG
- the amrS gene encoding AmmeMemoRadiSam system radical SAM enzyme, whose amino-acid sequence MKTAESNYAESKYLGRYWHALEDGRIQCDLCPRDCKLHEGQRGLCFVRQNIGGQMILTTYGRSSGFCIDPIEKKPLNHFYPGSSVFSFGTAGCNLACKFCQNWDISKAKDMDRLMDQASPQEIARTAEHYGCKSVAFTYNDPVIFAEYAMDAADASHARGLKTVAVTAGYIQPAARRDFYAKMDAANVDLKGFTDEFYLKLCAGHLQPVLDTLSYIHHETQCWLEITTLLIPGQNDSDQEITNLSQWIAKELGPEVPLHFSAFHPDYKMMDTPATPSATLGRARKIAMDAGLHYVYTGNVHDPAGDTTYCPSCKAALIERDWYQINAYHLDDTGHCPHCGTLIAGHFEHFSGQFGRQCIPVGIHLQRT is encoded by the coding sequence ATGAAAACCGCCGAATCCAACTATGCTGAATCCAAATACCTTGGCCGCTACTGGCACGCGCTCGAAGACGGGCGCATCCAGTGCGACCTGTGTCCGCGCGACTGCAAGCTGCACGAGGGCCAGCGCGGGCTGTGCTTCGTGCGCCAGAACATCGGCGGCCAGATGATCCTGACCACTTACGGGCGCTCTTCGGGCTTCTGCATCGACCCGATCGAGAAGAAACCGCTCAACCATTTCTACCCCGGCAGCAGCGTGTTTTCCTTCGGCACCGCCGGCTGCAACCTGGCCTGCAAGTTCTGCCAGAACTGGGACATCAGCAAGGCCAAGGACATGGACCGCCTGATGGACCAGGCTTCGCCGCAGGAAATCGCCCGCACCGCGGAACATTACGGCTGCAAGAGCGTGGCTTTCACCTACAACGACCCGGTGATTTTCGCCGAATACGCCATGGACGCGGCGGATGCCAGCCACGCCCGCGGACTCAAGACGGTGGCGGTGACCGCCGGCTACATTCAACCCGCGGCGCGGCGCGATTTCTACGCCAAGATGGATGCCGCCAACGTGGACCTGAAAGGCTTCACCGACGAGTTTTACCTCAAGTTATGCGCCGGCCACCTGCAGCCGGTACTCGACACCCTCAGCTACATTCACCACGAAACGCAGTGCTGGCTGGAAATCACCACCCTGCTCATCCCCGGCCAGAACGATTCCGACCAGGAGATCACCAACCTGTCCCAGTGGATCGCCAAGGAACTCGGGCCGGAAGTGCCGCTGCATTTTTCCGCATTCCACCCCGACTACAAGATGATGGACACCCCTGCCACGCCTTCCGCCACTCTCGGCCGGGCGCGCAAGATCGCCATGGATGCCGGGCTGCATTACGTCTACACCGGCAACGTGCACGACCCGGCGGGCGACACCACCTACTGTCCGAGCTGCAAGGCCGCGCTGATCGAGCGCGACTGGTACCAGATCAACGCCTACCACCTGGACGACACCGGCCATTGCCCGCACTGTGGGACGCTCATCGCCGGGCATTTCGAACACTTCAGCGGACAATTCGGGCGACAGTGCATCCCGGTAGGAATTCATCTCCAACGCACCTAG
- the amrA gene encoding AmmeMemoRadiSam system protein A — protein sequence MSTDERGPVLLAIARAAISSALGKPLRADESAPWLQEPGATFVTLTQDGELRGCIGSLEAHRTLLEDVKANALNAAFRDSRFAPLTAEELETTQVEVSLLSPCAPMCFTCEQDALAQLRPNVDGVVFEYGHCRSTFLPQVWESLPDPAQFMAHLKYKAGLAPDFWADGVKLSCYTVCKWKESEFK from the coding sequence ATGAGCACTGACGAGCGCGGCCCCGTGCTGCTGGCGATCGCCCGCGCCGCCATTTCCAGCGCCCTGGGCAAGCCGCTGCGGGCGGACGAATCCGCACCCTGGCTGCAGGAACCCGGCGCGACCTTCGTCACCCTCACCCAGGATGGCGAGCTGCGCGGCTGCATCGGCAGCCTGGAGGCGCATCGCACCCTGCTGGAGGACGTCAAGGCCAACGCCCTCAACGCCGCTTTCCGCGATTCCCGTTTTGCGCCGCTCACCGCGGAGGAACTGGAAACCACCCAAGTCGAGGTTTCCCTGCTCTCGCCATGTGCGCCGATGTGTTTCACCTGCGAGCAGGACGCCCTGGCGCAGTTGCGCCCCAACGTGGACGGCGTGGTGTTCGAGTACGGCCACTGCCGCAGCACTTTTTTGCCCCAGGTGTGGGAGTCGCTGCCCGACCCGGCGCAGTTCATGGCCCATCTCAAGTACAAGGCCGGGCTCGCGCCGGACTTCTGGGCCGACGGGGTGAAGTTGTCGTGTTATACCGTGTGCAAATGGAAGGAGTCCGAGTTCAAATGA
- the amrB gene encoding AmmeMemoRadiSam system protein B — MNQIRPAAVAGAFYPGESGVLMHDVKAMLAAAQAHPSGARTTPPKALIVPHAGYIYSGPIAASAYAQLIPARATIRRVVLLGPVHRVAVRGLALPGSVDSFETPLGIVPLDRQAMDSIADLPQVVDSPPAHAWEHSLEVQLPFLQQVLDDFSLVPLAVGDATPQEVAQVLERLWGGEETVIVISSDLSHYLPYDVAKRVDHGTAQAILALDAPVSHEQACGGTPVNGLLLAARHHRLAAQLLDLRNSGDTAGDRDRVVGYGAFAFFENRGHEH, encoded by the coding sequence ATGAATCAAATCCGTCCCGCCGCTGTCGCCGGCGCATTTTACCCCGGTGAAAGCGGCGTTCTGATGCACGATGTGAAAGCCATGCTGGCTGCGGCGCAAGCTCATCCATCCGGCGCGCGCACCACCCCGCCCAAGGCGCTGATTGTACCCCACGCCGGCTATATCTATTCCGGCCCCATCGCCGCCAGCGCCTATGCGCAACTGATTCCGGCCCGCGCCACCATCCGCCGCGTGGTCCTGCTCGGACCGGTGCATCGCGTGGCAGTGCGCGGCCTCGCCCTGCCCGGCAGTGTCGACAGCTTCGAAACGCCGCTCGGCATCGTACCGCTGGACAGACAAGCCATGGATTCGATCGCCGACCTGCCGCAAGTGGTGGACAGTCCGCCCGCCCACGCCTGGGAACACTCGCTCGAAGTCCAGTTGCCGTTTTTGCAGCAGGTTCTCGACGACTTCAGCCTGGTGCCGCTGGCAGTGGGCGACGCCACGCCGCAGGAAGTGGCGCAAGTACTGGAACGCCTGTGGGGTGGCGAGGAAACCGTCATCGTCATCAGCTCCGATCTTTCCCATTACCTTCCCTATGACGTCGCCAAGCGGGTGGACCATGGCACGGCCCAGGCCATCCTGGCGCTGGACGCCCCCGTCAGCCACGAACAGGCGTGCGGCGGCACGCCGGTCAACGGCCTGTTGCTGGCGGCGCGGCACCACCGCCTCGCGGCGCAACTGCTGGACTTGCGCAATTCCGGCGATACTGCGGGCGACCGCGACCGGGTGGTGGGATATGGCGCGTTCGCCTTTTTCGAGAACCGTGGCCATGAGCACTGA